The DNA region TGAGCGCGGCCTTCGCCTCGAAGCCCGAGCACTGGCCGTGGGCTACCTTCGCGATCAACATCGTCGGATCGCTGCTGCTGGGCCTGCTGCTCGAGACGACGCTCCGTAGCGGCCCCGACGCCGGTTGGCGCCGTGGGATACGAGTGGGGGTCGGCACCGGCTTCCTCGGCGGATTCACTACGTACAGCACCTTCATCGTGGAGACCGATCGGCTCGTCTCGACCGGCCATCTATGGGTTGGGGCCGCATACGCGGCGGTAAGTATCATCGTCGGCGTCGTGGCCGCCATGGCC from Demequina lutea includes:
- a CDS encoding fluoride efflux transporter FluC; translated protein: MSDHATVPRRAPYLQPQLLAFVMLGGAAGATARWQVSAAFASKPEHWPWATFAINIVGSLLLGLLLETTLRSGPDAGWRRGIRVGVGTGFLGGFTTYSTFIVETDRLVSTGHLWVGAAYAAVSIIVGVVAAMAGIALARTLRQPRPKAGSAR